In Bacteroidales bacterium, the DNA window TGTTGCTCAAAAAGATACTTTGCTTATTGAACCTTCATGGATACCTCCCGGAAAAGGACATTATCAGGTTTCAACTACTGTTACTATGGACCTTGTAGATCAGGATAAATCAAACAATGGATATGAATATGAATTTTGGGTTACCGATTATACATTCTCCAGATCGTATGATTTAGATAGTTATGGTGCTACCAGTTCAACTAATGACTGGACTGGCGGTGGAGGTGAAGGTGATGCTCTTGCAATTTTTTATGATGTTCCTGCCGATGCAGAAGTAACTTCAATATCACTTCGTATTTCTGCAAATGATGTCAATGTTGATTTTATTGAAGCAGGTGATTTTGGAATGCTTGCAAGATTATACACTTTCGATGAAGCCGGTGAACCAACTACTGCACCTATTATTTCTTCTTCATATTATACATTACAAATAGCAGATACAAGTTCATGGGTAACATTAGATTTTCTTGAAGATGGTGTAAATCAATATATTACTGCAGGTGATTATCTTGCTACAGTTGAATTTTATAAAGGAGATGGACATGCTGATGACCGTTTCCGTGTATCAGAGGATCTTACTTTACCACAACCAAATTACAATATGTGGATAATACAAGCTGACGGCTGGGGCTGGGTAAAAAGTAATGCATGTATCAGGTTAAATGTTGGTGGAACAGTAACTCATGATGTTACTTTTAATGTTGATATGAATAGTGCAGAAAACTTTACTGCCGGTACTGATATAGTTTATATCACAGGTAGTATGGTAGGATGGACTACTCCTGGTGATAATGAAGATTATGTTATGACTGACACTGATGAAGATGGTATATATACTATTACACTATCAATGGAAGCCGGCGACTATCAATATAAATACTTCCTTAACGCAGGTTGGGATGGTGGCGAATGGACAGGTGATCCTAACAGATTATTTACTGTTAGTGCAGACATGACTATAAATGATGAGTTTGCAGTAGGAATTGATGAATTAAATATCAATAATTTATCAATGTATCCAAATCCTGTTAATGATGTGCTTAATATTAGCAACATGATAAATGTTGACAGAATAGTAGTATCTAACATTCTTGGACAGGAAGTAAGAACATTTAATAATGTTAATACTGATATTGAAATAAATACTTCTGAACTTAATAAAGGAGTTTATATTGTTACATTTATTGACAAATATAACAATGCAAGTGCTAAAAGATTTATTAAAGAATAATAAATTAAGTTAATTATTAAAAAGGGCTGGTCAATTATTGATTAGCCCTTTTTTATATAATCAATTTGTTGTAACTATTTGCTTGAATGAAATTTTTAATATCTTTGATAAACTTGTTATCTTCAAGTCAATAAAAAAGCGAACGATAAATTGAATATCGAAAACCGATTAACGAATAATGATTTAAGAAGTTGATTAAGTATGAATAAATATGATTTACCTGTCTGCCGACCAATGTCAATAAGTTAACAGAT includes these proteins:
- a CDS encoding T9SS type A sorting domain-containing protein, whose product is MRKFTLLITFIVFSVFSFAQIANVPYVEKAANYDFEKISIPQNSDKGADVVFWEENFDSLEWSSYGMGEMPEGWTIYDGNGMYYYWRWSLEGPRGRYTSPDATADGGPDSFVPHPGRMNYDGTAANGFMMLEADYFNTGEDGIIVPSTVGMDSYFQIDSIDLSAAPGVTLQYKQMYRWCCGGNDKLSVFVAADYDPDYPENAHWAEYKTQINTGVNLYTFEEERTRKHDITSVAAGQQKVTIRFHMKDASHYFWIVDDIELIEPNTNDIVLDFSWFDYIYTHSTSAGADPNGAWNGGYVMIPAGQEAEFVEFRAAVSNFGLANQTNVVLNANIYKDDALIETKISPSKNIDVAQKDTLLIEPSWIPPGKGHYQVSTTVTMDLVDQDKSNNGYEYEFWVTDYTFSRSYDLDSYGATSSTNDWTGGGGEGDALAIFYDVPADAEVTSISLRISANDVNVDFIEAGDFGMLARLYTFDEAGEPTTAPIISSSYYTLQIADTSSWVTLDFLEDGVNQYITAGDYLATVEFYKGDGHADDRFRVSEDLTLPQPNYNMWIIQADGWGWVKSNACIRLNVGGTVTHDVTFNVDMNSAENFTAGTDIVYITGSMVGWTTPGDNEDYVMTDTDEDGIYTITLSMEAGDYQYKYFLNAGWDGGEWTGDPNRLFTVSADMTINDEFAVGIDELNINNLSMYPNPVNDVLNISNMINVDRIVVSNILGQEVRTFNNVNTDIEINTSELNKGVYIVTFIDKYNNASAKRFIKE